One Microcaecilia unicolor chromosome 8, aMicUni1.1, whole genome shotgun sequence DNA window includes the following coding sequences:
- the SQSTM1 gene encoding sequestosome-1 isoform X1 yields MTVTVKAYLLGKEDVHKEIRRFTLDPSGDGASLAYENLTRKVGEVFQCLAEANFQMFYRDEDGDMIAFSSNEELKMALACLPEATFRIYVKEKRDCKREHRSHCSQERPQNVVHPNVICDGCEGPVVGNRFKCAVCPDYDLCSTCEAKGIHKEHNMISFQSPLVHPMEWFARGRWLRKMKHGFPPAAWMQAWGFPMAGYTCRNTSQAQPGAQPPNPPTEQASTSNNQAQEANVSFLKNVGESVAAMLSPLGIEVDIDVEHGGKRSKVTPSQPNTEAKDSQPNSTSTDQSKGNGATGGASMETESIAQRMRDIELNSPMQLDKDQSDRGSCCSGGDDDWTHLSPKEVDPSTGELQSMQLLADKPNSLDPAQLSSQPVGLREAAVYPHLPPEADPRLIESLSQMLSMGFSDEGGWLTRLLQAKNCNIGEALDAIQYSKRH; encoded by the exons ATGACCGTCACGGTGAAAGCTTATCTCCTGGGTAAGGAGGACGTGCACAAGGAGATCCGCAGGTTCACCCTCGACCCTTCTGGAGATGGGGCCTCCCTTGCTTATGAGAACCTGACGAGGAAGGTCGGTGAGGTCTTCCAGTGCCTGGCGGAGGCCAACTTTCAGATGTTCTATCGGG ATGAAGATGGGGACATGATTGCTTTTTCAAGTAATGAAGAGTTGAAGATGGCTCTAGCCTGCTTGCCGGAGGCAACTTTCCGCATATATGTTAAAG AAAAGAGAGACTGCAAACGTGAACACCGTTCCCACTGTAGCCAGGAGCGCCCCCAAAATGTGGTGCATCCTAATGTGATTTGTGATGGCTGTGAAGGACCAGTGGTGGGAAATCGGTTCAAGTGTGCCGTCTGTCCTGATTATGACCTCTGCAGCACCTGTGAGGCAAAGGGCATTCACAAGGAGCACAACATGATCAGCTTCCAGAGCCCGCTAGTCCATCCCATGGAG TGGTTTGCTCGTGGCCGTTGGCTTCGTAAAATGAAGCATGGTTTCCCACCAGCTGCATGGATGCAAGCTTGGGGGTTCCCTATGGCTGGTTATACATGCCGGAACACCAGCCAGGCACAACCTGGTGCTCAACCCCCCAACCCACCAACTGAGCAAG CCTCAACCTCAAATAATCAGGCCCAAGAAGCCAATGTTTCCTTCTTGAAGAATGTTGGAGAGAGTGTGGCAGCAATGCTGAGCCCTCTGG GTATAGAAGTGGATATTGATGTTGAACATGGAGGTAAAAGAAGCAAAGTAACTCCTTCCCAGCCCAACACTGAGGCAAAAGACTCGCAGCCTAACAGCACATCCACTGACCAGAGTAAAGGCAATGGGGCCACTGGAGGAGCTTCCATGGAAACAGAGTCAATTGCACAGAGAATGAGAGACATTGAATTAAACTCTCCCATGCAGTTAGACAAG GACCAAAGTGACAGAGGCAGCTGCTGTTCAGGAGGTGATGATGACTGGACTCATTTATCCCCTAAAGAAGTTGATCCCTCGACTGGTGAATTGCAGTCTATGCAGCTTCTAGCAGACAAACCTAACTCTCTAGACCCAGCTCAGCTCTCCAGCCAACCTGTGGGTCTGCGAGAAGCTGCAGTATACCCACATCTCCCACCAG AAGCTGACCCTCGCTTGATCGAATCCCTCTCACAAATGCTTTCCATGGGCTTCTCAGATGAAGGGGGATGGCTCACACGGCTGCTCCAAGCAAAAAACTGCAACATTGGGGAAGCACTAGATGCCATCCAGTACTCTAAACGCCATTAA
- the SQSTM1 gene encoding sequestosome-1 isoform X2 has translation MTVTVKAYLLGKEDVHKEIRRFTLDPSGDGASLAYENLTRKVGEVFQCLAEANFQMFYRDEDGDMIAFSSNEELKMALACLPEATFRIYVKEKRDCKREHRSHCSQERPQNVVHPNVICDGCEGPVVGNRFKCAVCPDYDLCSTCEAKGIHKEHNMISFQSPLVHPMEWFARGRWLRKMKHGFPPAAWMQAWGFPMAGYTCRNTSQAQPGAQPPNPPTEQGIEVDIDVEHGGKRSKVTPSQPNTEAKDSQPNSTSTDQSKGNGATGGASMETESIAQRMRDIELNSPMQLDKDQSDRGSCCSGGDDDWTHLSPKEVDPSTGELQSMQLLADKPNSLDPAQLSSQPVGLREAAVYPHLPPEADPRLIESLSQMLSMGFSDEGGWLTRLLQAKNCNIGEALDAIQYSKRH, from the exons ATGACCGTCACGGTGAAAGCTTATCTCCTGGGTAAGGAGGACGTGCACAAGGAGATCCGCAGGTTCACCCTCGACCCTTCTGGAGATGGGGCCTCCCTTGCTTATGAGAACCTGACGAGGAAGGTCGGTGAGGTCTTCCAGTGCCTGGCGGAGGCCAACTTTCAGATGTTCTATCGGG ATGAAGATGGGGACATGATTGCTTTTTCAAGTAATGAAGAGTTGAAGATGGCTCTAGCCTGCTTGCCGGAGGCAACTTTCCGCATATATGTTAAAG AAAAGAGAGACTGCAAACGTGAACACCGTTCCCACTGTAGCCAGGAGCGCCCCCAAAATGTGGTGCATCCTAATGTGATTTGTGATGGCTGTGAAGGACCAGTGGTGGGAAATCGGTTCAAGTGTGCCGTCTGTCCTGATTATGACCTCTGCAGCACCTGTGAGGCAAAGGGCATTCACAAGGAGCACAACATGATCAGCTTCCAGAGCCCGCTAGTCCATCCCATGGAG TGGTTTGCTCGTGGCCGTTGGCTTCGTAAAATGAAGCATGGTTTCCCACCAGCTGCATGGATGCAAGCTTGGGGGTTCCCTATGGCTGGTTATACATGCCGGAACACCAGCCAGGCACAACCTGGTGCTCAACCCCCCAACCCACCAACTGAGCAAG GTATAGAAGTGGATATTGATGTTGAACATGGAGGTAAAAGAAGCAAAGTAACTCCTTCCCAGCCCAACACTGAGGCAAAAGACTCGCAGCCTAACAGCACATCCACTGACCAGAGTAAAGGCAATGGGGCCACTGGAGGAGCTTCCATGGAAACAGAGTCAATTGCACAGAGAATGAGAGACATTGAATTAAACTCTCCCATGCAGTTAGACAAG GACCAAAGTGACAGAGGCAGCTGCTGTTCAGGAGGTGATGATGACTGGACTCATTTATCCCCTAAAGAAGTTGATCCCTCGACTGGTGAATTGCAGTCTATGCAGCTTCTAGCAGACAAACCTAACTCTCTAGACCCAGCTCAGCTCTCCAGCCAACCTGTGGGTCTGCGAGAAGCTGCAGTATACCCACATCTCCCACCAG AAGCTGACCCTCGCTTGATCGAATCCCTCTCACAAATGCTTTCCATGGGCTTCTCAGATGAAGGGGGATGGCTCACACGGCTGCTCCAAGCAAAAAACTGCAACATTGGGGAAGCACTAGATGCCATCCAGTACTCTAAACGCCATTAA